CATTTCTAAAGTTTGAAATTAACAGGCTTAAAAGAGGGATTTCCTTTAACGAGCAGAAACTTCTACCAGTACGTAATGAGATTAGGCTGTCAACCTGGCGTCCTGCCTTCACTTGGGTTTAATTTAAACCGTAAGTCCTATATCCAAGATTTTCTTTTAATTTTTTGCTGCTCGTTGGAAAAGGATTGTATTTTAGCTCTTCAATTGCTTTTACTAGCCTTAATAAAAGTCTTTTATCATTTAACTTTTTTAGAAACTTTTGGGGATTTTCTAAAAGATTTAGCTGGTACATTTTCAAATATTTCTTTCTTTACATCTTCCCAATTATATCTAATACCGGTATCTTTCTTTAAAAGCTTTTTCATTAATTCAGACTCTTTTTGTAATTCCCATTCTTCAAACTTTTCATACTCGGAATAAGGTATTATTGCAGCTTGAGGCTTATTATATTTTTCAATAATTACACTATGGTTAGTCATCTTGATCTCTTCTATAATATCAGCCAGCTTTTCTCGTACTTCTGACATGTTAAGTTCTTTCATTGCTTTTTCTCCATCATCTTACAACTATATAAAGTTGTACAACTCTTAATAGATTAT
The nucleotide sequence above comes from Candidatus Melainabacteria bacterium. Encoded proteins:
- a CDS encoding type II toxin-antitoxin system Phd/YefM family antitoxin, giving the protein MKELNMSEVREKLADIIEEIKMTNHSVIIEKYNKPQAAIIPYSEYEKFEEWELQKESELMKKLLKKDTGIRYNWEDVKKEIFENVPAKSFRKSPKVSKKVK